The bacterium genome includes a window with the following:
- a CDS encoding aldolase/citrate lyase family protein: protein MNVCDGKLKARIKAGDVLISGGIMDSRSPAVVEVFADAGYDMLMIDREHTSLNEETISDHIRTARCLGLPCMVRVAEDCYHELNRALDQGADGIFVPRIRSRQQVEKIVDMVRYRPLGSRGLAGSSCPVGKYKGWNSVVEQIETVNKNIVIGIQIETVEALVNLDDILCVQGVDVAVVGNDDLSMGMGIPGQWESPEYIAAIERIIEACNRHNVLPGIAVGDAQKALFWQAKGMKLFWHACDIYLLHKICSQEVAAVRQGLKK from the coding sequence ATGAATGTATGTGATGGAAAACTAAAAGCCAGAATAAAAGCGGGAGACGTTTTAATAAGCGGGGGGATAATGGACAGCCGATCCCCAGCAGTTGTTGAGGTTTTTGCGGATGCGGGATACGACATGTTGATGATCGACCGCGAGCATACCTCGCTGAACGAAGAGACCATCTCCGACCACATCCGCACCGCCCGCTGTCTTGGCCTGCCGTGCATGGTCAGAGTAGCTGAAGACTGTTATCACGAGCTTAACCGCGCCCTCGATCAAGGCGCTGACGGCATCTTTGTGCCGAGAATTAGAAGCCGCCAACAGGTTGAAAAAATTGTGGATATGGTTCGGTACCGCCCTCTCGGCTCTCGCGGATTGGCCGGGTCGAGTTGCCCCGTTGGCAAGTACAAAGGTTGGAACTCGGTAGTCGAGCAGATTGAAACAGTCAACAAGAACATAGTGATTGGAATCCAAATCGAAACCGTCGAAGCCCTCGTCAATCTGGACGACATTTTATGTGTACAGGGGGTTGATGTGGCCGTTGTTGGGAATGATGACCTATCGATGGGAATGGGCATCCCCGGCCAGTGGGAATCTCCCGAATATATCGCCGCCATCGAGCGAATTATCGAGGCGTGCAACCGGCACAACGTCCTCCCCGGCATCGCCGTAGGAGACGCCCAAAAGGCCCTCTTCTGGCAAGCCAAAGGAATGAAACTCTTCTGGCACGCCTGCGACATCTACCTATTACACAAAATCTGCAGCCAAGAAGTAGCAGCGGTGAGGCAGGGGTTGAAGAAGTAA